AACTTTTATAGACAGTTTCATTACGTAAAACACCAATAATCATATTGTGAAATCTTATATTTCATTGTAGAActaaaaaaacaaactataatTACACGTAAtactaaaataattgaaagtcAACGAAAGTACAACTATTTGTAATATCTGTACAACTATTATTTTGGGGACAACTACTTGAATGTTTTAGGCGGGTTTCCctaaaaagttcaaaattttggcGCTTTTTCTAAGAACTCACAAGTCAATTTGGGATTTTCGAGGGGAAAAAGTTAATATTTCCCAACTACTCGTCTCGTCTCATTCATTACACATCTCTCATCTCTCTATCACCTTTCTCTCTCATCTTTATGTCGTATAATCCTCAAATTCTCTCAATTCCAAACAAGACATGGATCCATGGGTTGAGAAACAGGAAAAAAGGGAGATGAAGAATTTGAGGATTGGATGTGTGTCTTAAGAATTTAAGTATGGATGTTTTAAGAATTCTGCTAGTTATCCTTTGTTATACTTGTTTTCCGTAGTAATACCATAGTTTCCCGTAGTAATACCAAGACGATCCAAAACACTTAAACATATCATACATAGGTTCCAAAAACACTTAGGCATATCATACATAGGTTCCAAAACACTTAAGCAAATTATCATACATAGGTCCCAAAACAGAAGCTCTCCAGAACACTTAAACATAGAATGCTTCAAACTTTCTAACAATTTCATTTTCGTCATCCTCTGTCACATTTTGCTTATTGGCCAAGTCGCTTCTCATTTGTGAAATGGTCTTCTGTAACTGCTCAGTCACTCTATCCTTCTCTCGGATTTCATCACGGGCTTCAAGCAAAGCTCTTTTTTGCCATTTTGTACCTTCCTCTTCATCATAACAAGAGAAGTACTTGCAATGGTCTCCAAGCTGCCACAAGATCCAAATTccattttacatatatatttcacATATGAAGTTCTAGTGAGGTTCTAGTTAAAAAGAAGTTCAATTTTCATTACCTTATAACGTTGACAGCCATAAAATCGCCGCCCGGGGTTTTTGTCAGTCTAAGCTTGTGCTACCGTCACCGGTAAGCCACAGAAACACAGTCTCCGACCCGAATTTCGGCTCCTCCTTGACGATCCTGAACCCACTTCCATCTTCACTTTTTAGTTTTCACAAAAGAAGAAAGGCATGAAGAAATGAAGAAATGAGATCTGATATAACAGAGAGAGGATGTGGAAAAGGTTAAGAAGATAGAAGAACGAGATCGTCTCTACTCTTATTTATTACACACgtaagaagagagagagagagagagagcatttACTTGTTTTCCTGACACCTAGTTATACTAATTTGACATAGTTTTACCAGTTTTCCATAGTTATACTACTTCCACCTACTACACCAAAAGCATCAGAAGTTATAGTACAAATCAAATAGCAACAATACAAACCAAAAGCAACAATAGGTTTAAGTTTTAGTACAAAACAAAAGCAACATAGGTTTAAGTTTTAGTACAAACCCGAAAGCAACATAAGTTTTAGAACAAACACCAAATGCAATACATCAGTCCCTCTTTGGTCTCTTCTTTGGCCTCTGCGAGTTGTCGTCTTCCTCCCTAGCCGCATACATAGCCACAATCTGCTCTTGAACATAATCTTCTGAGGCAGCGAGTCTTAGGTCAAACTCTCCCACCTTTTCCTCAACCCTCTTCATCCGCTCTCCCATATCTTCTTTGAAGCTGTTAAAGACGTCTAACAGTTCATTTATCTTCACCGTGTTCTCTTCTGCTTCATTGGTGGTGGCTCCTGTCTCGTTTCCACCATTTTGAGGGGGAGGGGCTTGTCGGGCAGCCACATCCTCCTCAAACATATCTTCAAACCTTTCAACATATCCACGAGCCAGCCTCTTCATCCAACTCTCGACAATCAAGTCATCATTATCACTGATATCCTCTGGTTTTGTTATCCGAGCTAGTAGAATTTGTTCCTCTTCGGAAACAGACAAGATGTTCTCAATTTCCTACAGTGCCAACGCTTTATTAAGATTACCATAACATGTAGTGTAAAATATTCAGATAAAAGGGACAACTAACCTTAGTATCACCaagttctttatttattttcgaTAGGGGAAATCCCTTCATTTAACTTCTCTTAAACTTCGTTTGGCACATCGTTGGACATGTTGGATCTACGTCTTCAGCGGTCTCTCGGAATTTGTTCCCCAATTTCGTAATGGCCTCAAATGCTAGGAGCTACACATGTAAAAAAATCTCAGGCAGTGTCAATATCACAATTTCGATCAACATTAAAGTACAAGTCATATATTACTTAAGAGACTAACCTCCATTGGAATACAAAAACCCGGAATATCACACCTTCTTTCACCTCCCCTTTAAAATGACTCATGGTGTGTGAAATCTCCTTCAACATGTAATCAAAGGATAATCTACCCCAAGGGAACGTTTTACATAAGTTGAGATCATCAACTGCTCTCAGCAAGAATGGCTCCACGGAAGGGGCGTCCTTACCGGTCTTTGTCTGCCCACAAATAACACTCGATAGGAAATACAAGACCAACAGCCTCAACCTATCATGAGAAGGTTCCATTCCCTCAAGAACTTTTGCTTTCATGTCTTGATATCTTATTATTCCACCGCCAAAACATTTCCTCACAAACTTCGTGCCTCTGGTTACCTTGTAGTTCAATGGATAGTTTCGACAGTTCAATCCAGATATCAAAGCATGTTCTCTAATACCATAGCGAATGGGACATCCATTCACGACAAACCATGCCTCTTTTTCCTTTGTAATGTGTGCGGTTCGGAGGAGGAGTATCCACATGCCCATAACCTTGTGGTTTCCAGCCTGTGGCATGTGGAATATGTGTTTGAACTGCAGATGATTCTCAAACCAACTCTTCTCCGCCGTAGTCATCGGAGGGTCTAGTTCTTTTAGGGTATCCATTACATCAGTAATAAAACACCTAGTAGATATCTTGATCTTCTTCCTATACTCAGACGGTGGGAAGTACATGCCCAATGGTTTTAGCGCCACATCGACGGAATCCTACAAACAAACAAGTAACAATTGAAATTAGTTATACTAGGTTGCACCAAGTTATACTAAGCTATACCAGTAGTACAAGATAATAGCCTCTCTAATTTAAAATACTTCTACCCGAAACCATCAAACACATCAGTAACACAATGATTTCTAAATAAGATCAAACATTATCATTTCTTACTATCACAAATAAACCAGTTATCCTTAGTTCTACCAAACTATTTTGTCAAACTATGAGACAGAGATAGAAATACTAACACTTTCCTCGTTTGAAGTTCGACCGGTActtccttcttctctttctccttcttcattgGTCTACACATCTTCAACAGGAGGATTATTCTCAGAGTTGATGTtttcatgttcttcttcttctacttcatgTTCACCTGAATTcgtctcctcttcctcttctcctgAGTTCTCCTCATTCTCTTCTACTTCATTTTCATCCACATTTGCCTCTTCTTCCTTTGAgctctcttcctcttctactGCGTCGTCTTCATTTTCTACTACTTCATTATCAACCGAGTTCGCCTCCTGCTCGTTCTCTTCATTTTCAACAGGGTTCACCTTGTTCTCGTTCTCCTCATCTGCATCAGAGTTCACCTCGTTCTCCTTCACCTCGTCTTCGTTCTCCTTCGCCTCATCTTCAGCAGAGTTCGCCTCGTCCTCGTTCTCTTTCTCAATTGACTTCGGAATCTCAACCTCAACCTCTGGAACTTCTTTTACTGGAGAAGTTATGTCCTTCAGTTGTTTCGTTCTCTTCTTCCTAGTCCATCGTATCTTCGCCATTTTCACTTCCTACAACTAGAATGACAGAATGAGACCACAACAATTCGATAGAGACAAACACGAGTGAGATACGAGTCGGAATGAGACCGAATCGACTATAAATGTGAGGTCGCGACTTTACggaaaggagaaagaagaatcGTCCCCAATGCCTTAATCTCTCAAGGAGAAACCTAAATCGAAAGAGTCAAGAACCTTACCTCTCGATGGTTGTGGTTAAAGTGGTTAGTTTGCTCCGAATAAGCGTCTTTAGCTGTCTGAGTTTCGCGACAAGAGATGACGAAATAGGAGCAGatattttggagaagatttagaagaaaaaaggaGAATGTTTTGAGGTGTGGCAAACGATTACAAATCGCgtttgattttagggttttcCGTGAAAATCCGATGGATCACTAGGTGGATGGGTTGAGATGGGTTTGACCCTAGTTTGCCTTGTAATTATCGTTACTTGCGAAGGTTTCTTAATACTTTACTCATTTCtcgatttaaaaataattgtaaatgAAAATAGAGTTATAACTGGGATATGCTGGCTTTAAATTTTACATCTAGGGGGCATTGGAGAAAGATTTCTCGACGATGAGGCGATTGCATCAGAACATACGAGGACAAGGTTCCTTCTTTATCGTTATCCCCACGAAAAGACGGCCAAACCTGTCACAGCCACGTGTCAATCCGATCTAGTAAGTCTCTCCTTGGATTGGCACGTTCGTTGGATTTATCACCGATCGCGTCTTTATCTAATCATCTTCCTCGAAACCtgcaacacacaaaaaaaataaggCAATCTCTAAAACATCTGATTTAAAAAGGCATTTGGTGGCGtagacgagagagagagagaaagggagagGATCAAAGATGGATCACGAAGCAGATGCATACCGTACGGATTTGATGACCATCACGAGGTTCGTGCTGAATGAGCAATCAAAGTACCCAGAGTCTCGTGGGGATTTCACCATTTTGCTAAGCAACATCGTTTTGGGATGCAAATTCGTCTGCAGTGCTGTCAACAAGGTAACATTTCGATTGTCGCTTTCGATTTGGTTTTGAGCTTTGATGATGATCTGGAATCCACTTTAGATGTCTCCATTGATCTTCTTCTTAGGGTCAAAGTCATAACTTTATTTGGTGTGCAGGCTGGTTTGGCCAAGCTTATTGGACTTGCTGGGGAAACAAATATCCAGGCAGGTTTTATGTCTTTGTCTAATTTAAACCTTTCTTTTTATTGTGTCTAAGATTTTACAATTGTGTAATAGGGTGAAGAGCAAAAGAAACTCGATGTGCTCTCCAACGATGTCTTTGTCAAAGCTTTGGTTAGCAGTGGCAGAACCGTAAGTTTAAACAtagccttttcttttttttttttgaaattcagcATAATAGTTGGTTTTGTATCTTCTAACTGTTTTATGGCAATTGAAACCCTTTTTTGGCAGTCTGTTCTTGTctcagaagaagatgaggaagctACGTTAGTGGAGTCATCCAAGCGTGGAAAGTATGTTTGGTGATGGAAatgctttttttgttttttcttgtatTGGTAATTATTGGCATTGACATTATTCGATGTATGAATAGGTACTGTGTTGTTTTTGATCCACTTGATGGATCCTCAAACATCGACTGTGGTGTCTCCATTGGAACCGTATGTTTCTCTCACCCAACTTTCCCAAGAGTATTATTATATTATGTcaaagttttttcttttctttgaatttttgcTTTCGTGTGTAGATCTTTGGGATTTACACAATGAGCCACAATGATGAGCCAACTACTGAAGATGTCTTGAAACCTGGGAATGAAATGGTTGCAGCGGGTTACTGTATGTACGGAAGCTCCTGCATGGTActgaaaaaatgaaatttcaaaATCAGTCTGATTAGTAGTTTGTTTCTGGTTTTTATAACTTTGGCGTTCTCAGCTTGTGTTGAGCACTGGAACCGGTGTCAATGGATTTACCCTGGACCCATCTCTAGGAGAGTTCATATTAACTCACCCGGACATTAAGGTACCAATAAACATGATTCTTTCTCTTTTACGTCTGTTATGAATGCCTCAGCTCTTCTTGTGCACAGATTCCGAAAAAGGGAAACATCTATTCAGTGAATGAAGGCAATGCTCAGAACTGGGATGGTCCAACCACAAAGTATGTAGAGAAATGCAAGTTTCCTAAAGATGGTTCTCCCGCTAAGTCTCTGAGATATGTGGGAAGGTATTGGAAGAGAAACCTTCTCTGTTTCAAACCTCAgtcataaaaaaattacatatgcTTATGTTCACATTTGGCTCTTCAGTATGGTAGCCGATGTTCATCGCACACTGCTTTATGGAGGAATCTTCTTGTACCCGGCTGACAAGAAAAGCCCCAATGGGAAACTGCGGTAAGCTTagaataaaacttaaaatttttgagGTCTTTCTGCTTTCAAGTTTCATGATTTGAAAACAGCAAAACACCGCAGAAACTTAAAGCTATCTTGTTTTTGTACATGTAAACAGTGTTCTGTATGAAGTCTTCCCGATGTCGTTCTTGATGGAGCAAGCCGGAGGACAGGCCTTCACTGGCAAGAAAAGGGTAAATTAAAATGCAATCTTTCAATGGTTTTGTTTGTTACGGTTAATGGGTCAAGTAGTATAACTTGAAATATCATAATGCAGGCGCTAGACCTTGTGCCGGAGAAGATCCATGAGCGTTCTCCAATATTTCTTGGTAGCTACGAAGATGTAGAGGAGATTAAGGCTCTGTATGCTGCAGAGGAATAGAAGAAATAAGATTCTCATTCTTCTTATTTCATCACTCTTCTCTCTTATATCTATGTCTTCTTCTGTTGAGACAAACAAATGACTCATTTATACAAAAGAgactttttctcattttttcaaTGCacctaagatatttttttttcattttctattctAATCTGTCTCCAGCTCGCAGCACTTATTGGTGGATTAGTCCAAACCTATCCTTCAGAGTGATGCCACCACGTATATCTCTCATCTTTAGAGCCTGGTTCAAACTTCTCATTTTATTCCATGAATTATTTGGGGTATCGACCACACATGAAAGAGAAGCTAATACATGGATATATGAGAACTAAAGCAGACTAagacaattttaaatattttttcctgCAATTGTCAATTGCATTAATCTTTAAAAGGTAATTTCGTAAAGCAAATTAATATTATCtacttataaatcatttttagatttattttagataaatttaTCGGTTTACTGTGAAATAcgtttgtaataatatttcagAAATATATTTCAGTCTAGTGCTTGTAGAGTTTGGTTCGATGGGTAACAGTGCTTTCCGGTAATCTACAAAATAGTTACAATGTCTGATGAAAGCTCTCAAGTAGTCCTGTGAGTGTCTGGTACAATCAGTCTGCTCTATAGATTTTTTAGACTATACATTTTAGACTTAGTGGCAGGGCCGTGCCCATCGTTAAGAGAAAAAGGCGCAAGCCTCTGAGAATCTTTAGGGCAACCGCATTGGTATCTTTTAAGGTGAGTCTCTTCCCATAAAAATGTTTGATCTGCGCCCCGATTTAACTTATGTTCAACATAAATTCATAAACCGATGGTTTTATAAACATATCTCAtgtatgttttgtaatttacatataggataaaatatattattttataatatagatgtttgataataattttttatttgtgcataatattatattaaatattttataatttgatacaatttgatgtaattgtacTATTCATATATTGATCTGttgtttatttgttaatttattttaaaatgaaactacataccaaaattttcaatttttgcattagttttttaagaattattattaattttatgatatttttttcttgaaaatagaactttcgaaatttttatattgactaaattaaatagggtttaaaaaatgttttatataatatatagttatatactatatatttcagtttgtttttttattttcaccataaaaaaacaacaactattgtaattaattaatttaaattgattttaaatgcaGTGGCGGAAtctgtaaatacaaaaatacaaaaaggaagtacttaattattgtaaatgcaatagctaaatatgtaaattaaaaaagtaGTTAATCTGATATTCATGTTTCAAAACAGTTCTTGTTTTAAttgttatccatgtttccaaagaGTACCaaatgatatttcaattttaataatatagataaattaAGCAAAAGTATAAAAAGAGTGTTGCAAAGTAACGTCTTTTCTTAAAGGTATTCTAACCACAACAGTACATAACGTTTCTACGGATGTAACTCATTTATTGGCTAggttgtttaaaaataattaaaataattataaaaataattgctattattttattattgtaaaGAAACGCATGTGATCTATCTTTGATGCTGATGCTCTTAGTGGACAGGTTCTTTAAAAGAATCTCTTgtgtttattatattaatatatataatttatttaattatgttattaattttaatagttagaaccaataaaaaaatataaaatggcaCATGGGTTTTTTTAGGTTTACTCATTGTTTTTTCTTCATCTCTTTTATCCTATTTTTTCtactatctatactattaaagcaaaatTTATACTGGAATTTTGCCTttgagtttttaaattatttacagAAGACTGCCACTGCCTTTTTTGAAATTTGTCTTATTCATGATCCACATTTCTCTAcctaggcatgggcattcggggtcccaatcgggtttcggtttagtccaatcggatttcggttttttgggtttatcaaaatcagccccattcAGGTTATATGAAAATTCGGTTCGAGaccggttcgggaccggttcggaaccggttcgggttctatcgggttcaggtcggggttagtaaatcttcaaagaaccggtacaacccgatgtactttcgggttcgggtcccaatcggttcttaGGTTTAAATGTACCTGATTTATATCTACTTCGTAaccaaaaaataagtaaaatcggttcttcggttttaaaatacttgatttgtacatattttgtaaccaaaacataaataaaatcgattcaaaaaaagaaaagaacatcaaatgtgatcattcaaaatcaaatgaaagataaacatagttattgatcgaaagaaaaccaaataaatgaaagcataaaacgaaaaccaagttctcatgaaataaaaatcattattcaatgaaaacaaaaccaaaatctaaaaacttcaaccttcaaccgccaccttcaaccatcaatcttcatataatagataattattttagatcgatgttcaatatattttgaatacatattagaaattaagatcatgtttggtacaagttattttttgtgaattttgaatgtttcgggttctatcggatattcatttaggtttgggtttggttcggataatacccataacccgaaataccataaaacaagatccattcggtatttacacCGGGTTCAAATCGGttcagattcatttttatcggatcagattcggttcgaGTTTTCtgattcggtttatttgcccagccctatcTCTACCAATGAAATTTTCCCTTTTTAAAGCCATATGGAAATGAGGGCCTTAGTAAACGTCCATCGCCACTATCATATGAAGACAAAAATGAGGCCCAACgaataatctttttaaaattatcacaGGTTTTATTAAATCGCAATAATTTTAACTATGCCACTATCTTTATATTGCCTTTTAAATTTAAGTGATATTTATGGTAATTTTTATTCGACAGCAAAATTGGTGGAAAATTGCTAACAAATATGATTTTCCTTATTAATATCAGAGCCACTTAAtcttttatagattttattccTAACTATATGCAACCAAATCTCTCAATATATGCTTTAGTTATTAGAAAAAAGTATGctcatgttttaatatatttcaaatgCTCGGGATAAAATGCTCCAGTTAATAGTACATCTTAGCTTCGTTATAGTTGATTCTTATGACTTGCtgcattttgtttttataaattaaatatttttactgatttttttgtaaattaaatatttttactgatTGTATTCCTAACTATACGATCCTAATTGATTTTGAAgagtgatttttattttaaatgatttaatttttaactaaatgcAAACTATAATTGTTTGTCGGTAATTACCAATGCACGAAATTTATCGgaaaaagtttaaaattgttttatataagaaatttattaatttgatttaaaatttattaattttatttaaaatttattaattttatttaaaatttattaattttatttaaaatttaaatttaaattaatttattttaaaatatatataaaatttaaaataatatattttaatgtgaAATAATGCATAAAAGTTTTCTAAATAATAAGCAATATTTAAACTTTTGAGATCTAAGAAAACTAAAACTCACGGGAAACAATTGTTTCATCTTGTCCATCATGATCTTATTTAACCTCTGAGCTTCTACCACTTGAGCCTCGTTTGACGCCATTTGAGCTTGGATTTCTGCCATTTGACCAAGGATTATAGCATTTTAGGTCTCCGTAGCTGCAACCCGCGCATCTTTGCTCCTCAGATGCTTCACAATCTTGGGATCAGTATACGGAGCttgtgaagaagaagcaatGCTGGATGGACAAGCTAACCCAACCAAACGACATTTATTCCTTGGAACCgcctgaaaaaaaagaaaggaagttAATTAAAACGCTAatgaattaataaatttaaatttaaaacttacCTAAGTATGAGGTTGTTCATTTGCTCTCGGATCAAGAAATTATAAGCTGAGGAACCATATTCAGACAAAGGCCGGGAAGCAAGAAATTCTTCTACCTGGGTTTCGACCAAGTGGATGACCTTCAAGGTAGATATTTCTcctctcatacgcaaattctgtacattttgattggaaatgcttcttCGCTTCTTCATCTGAATGATGTGAAATCTCACCATATGTTGAGTTTTCTACATGCCATCTCATTTCTCCGGCTGTGCGTTATGACTTATACAGCCTCTTCATCTTTTTCCACAACAACAAATACCACATCTGTTTGTATGGCCCATAAACTCGTTCGTTCGTATCTTGTAATGAGGTTTCCGaacaaatttacatttttttggttctcatccgctctccagtaaaTCATGGAATTATCGATGCATATATCTATCACCTAATACAATAAACCAAGACAGTTACAAGTTTATCAACTTCGTAGTATAAACCAGGTGCAAgattatcctcaggtagaatac
The window above is part of the Brassica napus cultivar Da-Ae chromosome C8, Da-Ae, whole genome shotgun sequence genome. Proteins encoded here:
- the LOC106437677 gene encoding fructose-1,6-bisphosphatase, cytosolic; translated protein: MDHEADAYRTDLMTITRFVLNEQSKYPESRGDFTILLSNIVLGCKFVCSAVNKAGLAKLIGLAGETNIQGEEQKKLDVLSNDVFVKALVSSGRTSVLVSEEDEEATLVESSKRGKYCVVFDPLDGSSNIDCGVSIGTIFGIYTMSHNDEPTTEDVLKPGNEMVAAGYCMYGSSCMLVLSTGTGVNGFTLDPSLGEFILTHPDIKIPKKGNIYSVNEGNAQNWDGPTTKYVEKCKFPKDGSPAKSLRYVGSMVADVHRTLLYGGIFLYPADKKSPNGKLRVLYEVFPMSFLMEQAGGQAFTGKKRALDLVPEKIHERSPIFLGSYEDVEEIKALYAAEE
- the LOC106390158 gene encoding uncharacterized protein At3g43530-like, giving the protein MKGFPLSKINKELGDTKEIENILSVSEEEQILLARITKPEDISDNDDLIVESWMKRLARGYVERFEDMFEEDVAARQAPPPQNGGNETGATTNEAEENTVKINELLDVFNSFKEDMGERMKRVEEKVGEFDLRLAASEDYVQEQIVAMYAAREEDDNSQRPKKRPKRD